Proteins encoded together in one Armatimonadota bacterium window:
- a CDS encoding TAXI family TRAP transporter solute-binding subunit, with the protein MRRLLIVLVGATVAAAWVPAVLSAPAVRLSIATGTTGGVYFPLGGGLASLISKEIPGVTATAEVTPASVDNMRLIAAKRADLAFTLADTAYDAYHGLDIFRGSPVPIRTLAPLYNNFNHLVTIEGTGVNTIQDLRGKPVSVGPPGSGTELTALRILQAAGIDPDRDIRKERLGPAPSADAIKDRKIVAFFWSGGLPTSSVLDLAVSPGVRIKLIPLDDVLPAMQRRWGNLYFRAVIRKEFYPGMTADVATIGVANLLVVHRDFDAELAYRITKLLFEKRDELARVHREAANITLIGVAGRSPVPFHPGAIRYYKERGVEGF; encoded by the coding sequence GTGAGACGGCTGCTCATCGTGCTTGTGGGTGCCACCGTGGCCGCCGCATGGGTGCCGGCAGTCCTGTCGGCGCCGGCGGTGCGCCTGTCCATCGCCACCGGCACCACGGGCGGTGTGTACTTCCCGCTGGGGGGCGGGCTGGCGTCGCTGATCTCCAAGGAGATCCCCGGCGTGACGGCCACCGCGGAGGTCACCCCGGCGTCGGTGGACAACATGCGCCTGATCGCCGCCAAGCGCGCCGACCTGGCCTTCACCCTGGCCGACACCGCGTATGACGCCTACCACGGGCTGGACATCTTCCGGGGCTCGCCGGTGCCCATCCGTACCCTGGCCCCTCTGTACAACAACTTCAACCACCTGGTGACCATCGAGGGCACCGGCGTCAACACCATCCAGGACCTGCGGGGCAAGCCCGTGTCGGTGGGCCCGCCGGGCAGCGGCACCGAGCTGACGGCCCTGCGCATCCTCCAGGCGGCCGGGATCGACCCCGACCGCGACATCCGCAAGGAGCGCCTGGGCCCGGCGCCCTCGGCCGACGCCATCAAGGACCGCAAGATCGTCGCCTTCTTCTGGAGCGGCGGCCTGCCCACCTCGTCTGTCCTGGACCTGGCCGTGTCCCCCGGCGTGCGGATCAAGCTGATCCCCCTGGACGACGTGCTGCCGGCCATGCAGCGCCGGTGGGGGAACCTGTATTTCCGCGCCGTCATCCGCAAGGAGTTTTACCCGGGGATGACGGCCGACGTGGCCACCATCGGCGTGGCGAACCTGCTGGTCGTCCACCGGGACTTCGACGCCGAGCTGGCCTACCGGATCACCAAGCTGCTGTTTGAGAAGCGCGACGAGCTGGCGCGGGTCCACCGGGAGGCGGCCAACATCACCCTCATCGGCGTGGCCGGCCGCTCGCCGGTGCCGTTCCACCCCGGAGCCATCCGGTACTATAAGGAGCGTGGCGTCGAAGGGTTTTAA
- a CDS encoding FCD domain-containing protein, giving the protein MPFQRIETKRKSAYVAEQILEAIRTGVYRLGDRLPPERVLADQMGVSRPSVREALSALQLVGVVDSRAGDGTYVTGLPEGAGYKALSWLEESDSPVEALEARRVLERAVAAWAAGRATDRALQEVRRALDGMREAAVRASFEEFNAANAVFHLAIARATGNSLLERAVRPLVEIMGQQLAVALRARDYTPDSTFFATACRAHEEIYAALADRDAPRAAAAMDAHFDMIEDALKRE; this is encoded by the coding sequence ATGCCCTTTCAGCGGATTGAGACGAAGAGGAAAAGCGCCTACGTGGCCGAGCAGATCCTCGAGGCGATCCGGACCGGCGTCTACCGGCTTGGTGACCGTCTTCCCCCTGAGCGGGTTCTGGCCGACCAGATGGGCGTGAGCAGGCCGTCGGTACGGGAAGCCCTCAGCGCGCTCCAGCTGGTGGGCGTCGTGGACAGCCGCGCCGGGGACGGCACGTACGTGACCGGCCTCCCGGAGGGAGCCGGGTACAAAGCCCTGTCGTGGCTGGAGGAGAGCGACAGCCCCGTGGAGGCCCTGGAAGCCCGCCGGGTCCTGGAGCGGGCCGTCGCCGCGTGGGCGGCCGGGCGCGCGACGGACCGGGCTCTGCAGGAGGTCCGGCGCGCCCTGGACGGCATGCGGGAGGCCGCCGTCCGGGCGAGCTTTGAGGAGTTCAACGCAGCCAACGCCGTCTTTCACCTCGCCATCGCCCGGGCCACCGGCAACTCACTCCTGGAGCGGGCCGTCCGGCCGCTGGTGGAGATCATGGGACAGCAGCTGGCGGTGGCGCTCCGGGCCCGGGATTACACTCCGGACAGCACCTTCTTTGCCACCGCCTGCCGTGCCCACGAGGAGATCTACGCGGCCCTGGCGGATCGGGATGCACCTCGGGCCGCAGCGGCCATGGACGCCCACTTCGACAT